A section of the Bradyrhizobium oligotrophicum S58 genome encodes:
- a CDS encoding ABC transporter ATP-binding protein produces the protein MTQAQLAQTGDPLLAVRDVSVVFGGIVALNGVSFDMREGQILGLIGPNGAGKTTLFNCLSRLYQPSSGDILMEGRSILKRPPHRIAEIGIGRTFQNVALFPNLSVLDNVRVGTHARTSSDIISDSLRLAWIRRSEKSVNTKVHEILAYLKLEDVAHKTVSGLPFGTQKRVELARALAADPKILLLDEPAGGLNHEEVYVLGDLIRRIRDERHVTVLLVEHHMGLVMSIADHVVALNFGKKLAEGTPAQVQADPDVIKAYLGSKDQ, from the coding sequence ATGACGCAGGCACAACTCGCCCAGACCGGCGATCCGCTGCTCGCCGTGCGCGACGTCAGCGTCGTGTTCGGCGGCATCGTGGCGCTTAACGGCGTCTCGTTCGACATGCGCGAAGGCCAGATCCTCGGACTGATCGGCCCCAACGGCGCCGGCAAGACGACCTTGTTCAACTGCCTCAGCCGGCTCTACCAGCCGAGTTCCGGCGACATCCTGATGGAGGGCCGCAGCATCCTGAAGCGGCCGCCGCATCGCATCGCCGAGATCGGCATCGGCCGTACCTTCCAGAACGTCGCGCTGTTTCCCAATCTGTCCGTGCTCGACAACGTCCGCGTCGGTACCCACGCGCGGACCTCGAGCGACATCATCTCCGACTCGCTGCGCCTCGCCTGGATCCGGCGCAGCGAGAAATCGGTGAACACCAAGGTTCACGAGATCCTCGCTTATCTCAAGCTCGAGGACGTCGCGCACAAGACCGTGTCCGGATTGCCGTTCGGCACCCAGAAGCGTGTCGAGCTGGCGCGCGCGCTCGCCGCCGATCCAAAGATCCTGCTGCTCGACGAACCCGCTGGCGGCCTCAATCACGAAGAGGTCTATGTGCTGGGCGACCTGATCCGGCGCATCCGCGACGAGCGCCATGTCACCGTGCTGCTGGTCGAGCACCACATGGGCCTGGTGATGTCGATCGCCGACCACGTCGTCGCACTGAATTTCGGCAAGAAGCTCGCGGAGGGCACGCCGGCCCAGGTGCAGGCCGATCCCGACGTCATCAAGGCCTATCTCGGGAGCAAGGATCAATGA
- a CDS encoding ABC transporter ATP-binding protein translates to MTALLNVKDLRAYYGQVQALHGLSFSLNEGSLTTLLGANGAGKTTTLRAICNMVRSTGAIEFEGKPLNNKSTESIVRFGIAHVPQGRGTFTNMTVEENLQLGAITRGDKAGIVADIERMYSYFPKLKERHTQQAGTLSGGEQQMLAVARALMLRPRLMLLDEPSFGLAPLVVRDLFGILGKINREEKVSILVVEQNAQLALELADQAYVIETGRIVMSGAAKDIANDENVRKSYLGY, encoded by the coding sequence ATGACGGCGCTTCTGAACGTCAAGGATCTGCGCGCCTACTACGGCCAGGTCCAGGCCCTTCACGGCCTGTCGTTCTCGCTCAACGAGGGCTCGCTGACGACGCTGCTCGGCGCCAACGGCGCCGGCAAGACCACGACCCTGCGCGCGATCTGCAACATGGTGCGCTCGACCGGGGCGATCGAGTTCGAGGGCAAGCCGCTCAACAACAAATCGACCGAGAGCATCGTCCGCTTCGGCATCGCCCACGTGCCGCAGGGCCGCGGCACCTTCACCAACATGACGGTGGAGGAGAACCTGCAGCTCGGCGCCATCACCCGCGGCGACAAAGCGGGCATCGTCGCCGACATCGAGCGGATGTACTCCTACTTCCCGAAGCTGAAGGAGCGCCACACCCAGCAGGCCGGCACCTTGTCCGGCGGCGAGCAGCAGATGCTGGCGGTGGCACGCGCCTTGATGCTGCGTCCGCGGCTGATGCTGCTGGACGAGCCGTCGTTCGGCCTCGCGCCGCTGGTGGTGCGCGATCTGTTCGGCATCCTCGGCAAGATCAATCGCGAGGAGAAGGTCTCGATCCTCGTCGTCGAGCAGAACGCGCAGCTGGCGCTCGAGCTCGCCGATCAGGCCTATGTGATCGAGACCGGCCGCATCGTCATGTCGGGCGCGGCCAAGGACATCGCAAACGACGAGAACGTCCGCAAATCCTATCTGGGCTACTAA
- a CDS encoding branched-chain amino acid ABC transporter permease translates to MELFTNQVLAGIATGAIYACMALAVVMIYQAIDHLNFAQGEMAMFSTFISWQLMQWGLPYWVAFVVTLAFSFAGGIAIERVLFKPLAKAPILTQVAGFIALYSIINSFAGLTWDFTIKQYPTPFGSSPFLGSQLISTHQAGMIGITLVLLVGLYFFFQYTRVGLAMRAAAAVPESARLVGINTSWMIALGWGMAAAIGSIAGMLIAPVVFLEPNMMGGVLIYGFAAAVLGGLTSPFGAVLGGFMVGIFENLAGTYIPHVGNEMKLPIALALIISVLVIKPAGLFGRNIVKRV, encoded by the coding sequence ATGGAACTCTTCACCAACCAGGTCCTGGCCGGCATTGCCACGGGCGCGATCTACGCCTGCATGGCGCTCGCGGTCGTGATGATCTACCAGGCGATCGACCATCTCAACTTCGCGCAAGGCGAGATGGCAATGTTCTCGACCTTCATCTCGTGGCAGCTGATGCAATGGGGCCTGCCCTATTGGGTTGCCTTCGTGGTGACGCTGGCTTTCTCGTTCGCCGGCGGCATCGCGATCGAGCGCGTGCTGTTCAAGCCGCTCGCGAAGGCGCCGATCCTGACCCAGGTCGCCGGCTTCATCGCGCTGTACTCGATCATCAACTCCTTCGCCGGGCTGACCTGGGACTTCACCATCAAGCAATATCCGACGCCGTTCGGATCCTCGCCTTTTCTCGGCAGCCAGCTGATCTCGACCCACCAGGCTGGCATGATCGGCATCACCCTGGTACTGCTGGTCGGGCTCTACTTCTTCTTCCAGTACACGCGGGTTGGCCTCGCGATGCGGGCCGCGGCGGCTGTGCCTGAATCTGCCCGCCTGGTCGGCATCAACACCTCGTGGATGATCGCGCTCGGCTGGGGCATGGCGGCGGCGATCGGCTCGATCGCCGGCATGCTGATCGCGCCGGTGGTGTTCCTCGAGCCCAACATGATGGGCGGCGTGCTGATCTATGGCTTTGCCGCAGCCGTGCTTGGCGGCCTCACCAGTCCGTTCGGCGCCGTGCTCGGCGGCTTCATGGTCGGCATCTTCGAGAATCTCGCCGGAACCTACATCCCGCATGTCGGCAACGAGATGAAGCTGCCGATCGCCCTGGCGCTCATCATCTCCGTTCTGGTCATCAAGCCCGCCGGCCTGTTCGGCCGCAACATCGTGAAGCGAGTCTGA
- a CDS encoding branched-chain amino acid ABC transporter permease, with the protein MSAIEDITSQAPAVAAVPKRAMTLSSGTTFVIVLLLMVVPLFVKNFIIFQMTMLLIYGLAVLALNILTGGSGQFSLGNSAFYAVGAYTSAILMEQYNVNYALTLPVAGVVCFGAGFLFGQPALRLSGVYLALATFALATAMPQILKLGFFEPWTGGVQGLVVTKPDAPFGLPMSQDMWLYYFTLVITIAIYIFSVNLLRSRSGRAFMAIRDNEIAASAMGIDVATYKTLAFGVSAGITGVAGGLGAIAVQFVAPDSYTIVLAISLFLGMVVGGVGWLPGSFIGSAFIIFVPNIAEGISKGLSGAVFGILLFLIIFLVPHGARQVAMVAQQLLNKVRKS; encoded by the coding sequence ATGAGCGCAATCGAGGACATCACATCCCAGGCGCCCGCGGTCGCGGCGGTTCCGAAGCGGGCCATGACCTTGAGCTCCGGCACGACCTTCGTGATCGTGCTGCTGCTCATGGTCGTGCCGCTGTTCGTCAAGAATTTCATCATCTTCCAGATGACGATGCTGCTGATCTACGGGCTCGCCGTGCTGGCGCTCAACATCCTGACCGGCGGCAGTGGCCAGTTCTCGCTCGGAAATAGCGCGTTCTATGCCGTCGGCGCCTATACGTCGGCAATCCTGATGGAGCAGTACAACGTCAACTACGCGCTGACGCTGCCGGTGGCCGGGGTCGTCTGCTTCGGCGCCGGCTTCCTGTTCGGCCAGCCGGCGCTGCGGCTGTCGGGGGTGTACCTCGCGCTCGCCACCTTCGCGCTGGCCACCGCCATGCCGCAGATCCTCAAGCTCGGCTTTTTCGAGCCCTGGACCGGCGGCGTGCAGGGCCTGGTCGTGACCAAGCCCGATGCGCCGTTCGGCCTGCCGATGTCGCAGGACATGTGGCTGTATTATTTCACGCTTGTCATCACGATCGCGATCTACATCTTCTCGGTGAACCTGCTGCGCTCGCGCTCCGGCCGGGCCTTCATGGCGATCCGCGACAACGAGATCGCGGCCTCCGCCATGGGCATCGACGTTGCGACCTACAAGACGCTGGCATTCGGCGTCTCTGCCGGCATCACCGGCGTGGCCGGCGGGTTGGGGGCCATCGCCGTGCAATTCGTGGCGCCCGACAGCTACACGATCGTGCTCGCGATCTCGCTGTTCCTCGGCATGGTGGTCGGCGGCGTCGGCTGGCTGCCCGGATCGTTCATCGGCTCGGCTTTCATCATCTTCGTTCCCAACATCGCCGAAGGCATCTCCAAGGGCCTGTCCGGCGCGGTGTTCGGCATTCTCTTGTTCCTGATCATCTTCCTCGTGCCGCACGGCGCGCGGCAGGTGGCGATGGTCGCTCAGCAGCTGCTGAACAAAGTAAGAAAAAGCTAA